The DNA region TCTCTCAGGGTGGCCAGGCGTTCGGTCATCTCGAGGCCAGCCCACGCGATTGCGGCACCACATACTCCGCCCACCTCGCGTCCCTTGCCTGGCAGAGCCTGGCCTCCGTCGGCGCCGACGAGAGTGGCGGGAATGGTGTTGACGGCCGCGTATCCGTCCACCAACGAACTCGTTGCCGCTACCAGCTTCGCGAGGGGCGGGTCCTCCGCGAAATACGCCAACTTCAGCACTAGCGGCATGTCACCAATCGCGTTGCGAATTGCTTCCACGATTTTCACCACCGTCGGCGTGTCGAAGCACAAGAGGTTCGAGGCGCCCTCGTTGGGGCAACTGAGGTTTAGCTCAAGTACCTTCGCGCCCGTCTCCGCGACGAGAGTCGCCGCGCGCACATGATCCGCCACGTACGCCGCCATACGGTCGGCTGAATGGCCATCGGAGCGTGTCCCCTGGAACGATCCCACGAGCACCTGGCCCGAACCGGCGGACTGAACGGCCTTGGCCATGTCGGGCTGCCATTCATCGGGATCGCGAGATGGCACTCCAAAGGAGTTGGTGATGCTTTCAACGTGTCGGAAGTCGGAATCGGCCGTGACGGGGCGCGCGGCGCGCTCCATCGTCAAGGCACCGTCGACGTGAACCGCCAGGGTGTTTGGGAAGGGGTAGGCGCGATGTGCGCGGGTGCGGACGGTCTTGTAGACGTTGACGTCAAAGCCGTGACCGAAGGCCGCGGCACAAAACGCCGCGTTCAGGAGAGGTCCTGCCGGAATGCCAAATGGGCGGGTGACGGGCTGGCCCAAAAACCTCGACCGCGGCTGCTCGGCGCGCACAAAGGGCGAGGACGCGCGGAAGGCCCCAAAGGGACCAAGGGCGTAGTTGTCCTCGTACGTGCGCTGCGGGTCATAGAAGGGAATCATTTCCATCGACGCTAGCGGCGATGAAGCTGCTTCGCGCGGGACGTCCGGCCATGGGTTCGCAGTTGAAACGAAACCCCAGCGAAAACCTCAGCGGACGCCAGAGCCCTCGTCGATCACTGTCTGTGCCCTCCCTCGCCTTTTGGCCTCGTACAGCGCGCCATCTGCCCTGACGATCAGTTGGTCTAGAGAGTCGCGACGATCCCACAAGGCCGCGCCGTAGCTCACGGTTGGCCAGACCTCAGGGTCCGGAGCTGCAGCCGCAAAGGCCTGATCGATGTCGCGCGCCAGTTCGCCGATGCGCTGTCGATCCGCGTCAGCGATCAGAAACACAAACTCCTCGCCGCCAAAGCGCGCCGCGACGTCCTGTGTGCTCAGGGTCTGCCGCACGGCGTCGGCAAACGACACCAGAGCCCTATCGCCGGCCGCATGGCCAAAACGATCATTGATGGCCTTGAAGTGGTCGAGATCGGCGACGATCACCGCCGGTTCGGTGCCACCCGGCGCGGCTCTCAGCACGCTCCCAGCACGTTGACCAAATTCGGTCCTCGTCAACAGACCCGTGAGGTCATCGTTCATCGCCCGTTGCTGCCAGTGGCGGGCCAACCTGTCGTTGCTGAGGGTTGTCACGCTATACGTGACCACGAGTAGTACCAACGTCATGAGGAACGTGGTCATCAACGGACCCGCCCACGTCTCGTAAAACCACGACGCTGGCCCGACGGTGGCGTACGCCACGACCCGCATGGCGTAGAACGCCGACAACACGGTTGATGCGACCGCCATCGAGACGATTGCCGCGATCTTTTCCCCGTCGGCCGATCTTCGATTCGCCGCTCGCTTATCTTCGTGACGGAGGGCCCATAGCTCGCTCGCTGCAAGACCCACAAAGAGCGACATCCCCACCAAGAGGACAGCGCCACCAGGCCACGCGTCACCCCTAGGATGCTCGATTTCCGTCCCCACTGCCACTACAACGCCAACGACGACGGGTACCCACCAAGGGAGGCGTCTCTGCCGCAGAGAACGTGCGGCCACCCAGGTGAAGAGGGCCCCCACCACGGAAATCGCGTTGCCGAACGCGGCGCATCCGACGGAAAGGGACGCCTCGCCCGTCATGAGGATCACGGTGGTCAGCCCGGACGCGGCGAGCGCCGCACTCCACCACCCAGCAAAGGGGGCGCGCGTGGTGCGATACGTGCCCAGAAACACCAGCACGAACGCGCAGACGGCGACGGCTGCCTGTACGACGCGCAACGTCTCTAGGTCAAGCACATGTCGAGCCTAGGGCCCGGCGGTGAATTGTGCGCGCATCGCGGTGGTGTTCTCGACGCCCGTCGGCGAACGCATCTCCGCCAAATCACCCGAACAGGCGATTATGCCTGCGTACGAGGAGAAATTAGTGGCCGCCTCTGCCAATGATCACGATGGCGGTCACGATCGCGCCGACGATCACCGCGAAGCAGGCCAGCGCCAACGCGATACGAGAACGCGGCCGGCGCCCAACGTCGTTCGTGGACCCGGGACCGGCAAGCGAGCGCACACCCACGGCGAATAGCGCAGGCAGGCCCGCGCCGACGACGAGCCCGACGACCACGATCTTGCCGAGGGCGCCCCATTCGATATAGCCGGTCATGGCAAACCTACCTTTGTGCCATCGGTTCGGTGTGATCCTCTGGCGAGTGCGAGAGCAGCGTCGGGTCGTGGTCGACGATCGACTCCCCTATCGTCGATGTCGCGTCGGACGGCCCGTCCCACGCGTCGTTGACGTTGGCGTGGTTGATGGGCCTGAGCCTTGACCGCCCATAAAGGGCGCCTGCGGCTACGAGCAAGAAGGCGAAGACGACGTACGGGCCGGCTAGTCGGTCGAGTCCATAGCACGCTGCACCTACAGAGCCCGCTGCGGGGACGGTCACGAGCCATGCTGTGAGCATGCGTCCCGCCACTGACCACCTCACATAAGCGCCCTTCTTGCCCACACCTGAGCCCAACACGGAGCCGGTGGCCACGTGCGTTGTCGACAGCGAGTAGCCGAAGTGGCTCGACAGCAGGATGACGGTGGCGGTCGAAGCTTCGGCGGCGAGGCCTTGGCGCGACTCCAGTTCCACGAGGCCCTTGCCGAGGGTGCGAATCACGCGCCAGCCGCCCGTATACGTTCCAAGCGCCATCGCCATCGCGCAGCTAATGATGACCCAGAACGGCACCGAAGAGTCTTGACCCACCGCTCCGCCGGCGATCAGGGCGAGAAGGATGATTCCCATCGACTTCTGGGCGTCATTGGTACCGTGCGCGAGCGACACGAGCGAGGCTGAGCCGATTTGGCCCCACCGAAACATGCGGTCGTTTTCTCGTTGAGGAACGTCCTTGGTGGAGCGGAACACCAACCGCGTGCCAACCGAGCTCACCATGATCGCCACCACTGGCGCCAGGAGGGCAGGAATGAGCACCTTGGCGACCAGTCCGTGCCACAGCACACCG from Demequina lutea includes:
- a CDS encoding GGDEF domain-containing protein, giving the protein MLDLETLRVVQAAVAVCAFVLVFLGTYRTTRAPFAGWWSAALAASGLTTVILMTGEASLSVGCAAFGNAISVVGALFTWVAARSLRQRRLPWWVPVVVGVVVAVGTEIEHPRGDAWPGGAVLLVGMSLFVGLAASELWALRHEDKRAANRRSADGEKIAAIVSMAVASTVLSAFYAMRVVAYATVGPASWFYETWAGPLMTTFLMTLVLLVVTYSVTTLSNDRLARHWQQRAMNDDLTGLLTRTEFGQRAGSVLRAAPGGTEPAVIVADLDHFKAINDRFGHAAGDRALVSFADAVRQTLSTQDVAARFGGEEFVFLIADADRQRIGELARDIDQAFAAAAPDPEVWPTVSYGAALWDRRDSLDQLIVRADGALYEAKRRGRAQTVIDEGSGVR
- a CDS encoding inorganic phosphate transporter, with amino-acid sequence MTDPVLLVIVVVTALAFDFTNGFHDTGNAMATSIATRALKPRQAVLLSATLNMVGAFLSLTVAATIAKGIVDAGVITLDVVLGGLVGGIVWNLVTWVLAIPSSSSHALVGGMVGAVLAASGTDGVLWHGLVAKVLIPALLAPVVAIMVSSVGTRLVFRSTKDVPQRENDRMFRWGQIGSASLVSLAHGTNDAQKSMGIILLALIAGGAVGQDSSVPFWVIISCAMAMALGTYTGGWRVIRTLGKGLVELESRQGLAAEASTATVILLSSHFGYSLSTTHVATGSVLGSGVGKKGAYVRWSVAGRMLTAWLVTVPAAGSVGAACYGLDRLAGPYVVFAFLLVAAGALYGRSRLRPINHANVNDAWDGPSDATSTIGESIVDHDPTLLSHSPEDHTEPMAQR